In the Colletotrichum lupini chromosome 1, complete sequence genome, one interval contains:
- a CDS encoding Gcd10p family protein → MQVWKPDPHQKPVDTAIASFLDTAYLPERLQHSNLLWRVYDKTFKALHYLSGGTAAGPDQWVGEIEGERNNVDSLFLVKSDRALPYLNEGNRPQDIFSRIRAFVMNIELKNTSGRKILTAPWPLAFRDDGTVVFPDSKKREHVEALSRVIKPDLVVAATGYVRRFDFLDDGYPEPSELDVRGIWRRGEVTAGAIPPLAELQAQLWVLNLLRHKYPQQMALHAPDASQGESNDDAIPHYEIDYALKARGGHDLFKSKHGVEQESYAYQLALDMGSAPTFSFMKRQGFKALFTWAMGSNFNTKFRLIGPWRWTKGALPIMRGELFDVVKQTGGGVFDQVPRAGYLDGLLFLVPSMEAGTKPTISLGKLGSFPSNLIIERPFHITYEIQDRRDGENFNRLRVVSTSEIHADALADLNAQNTEEEGTTLENVIAAPDGAEFELVDQESGNVVAHSRREIIDDAARQTLTAEEIEQLKQGNTDAGKEIIAKLLLSHTAIDQKTAFSLAKYKLLKTKKYIRRFMIQPLDPLTLGKWLLEEKDAGKVLEMREEMMGLLNSWANVHFGGVSPTDKPETVTIDGSGMLDKSEIGGRWLVVEDTGGLVTAAMAERMGILYPKDPEEVQEVEDATGVGKEEANGVKPAENTTATIDVAATEQTQETSTETAVQDPTTTMPEEATADATMTNDGETTKPQQPRRRHPPRRDDFEAMFAPTNTLTLIHPNSQPNLALLKYYNFDSTNPNPPYPLHPLATNLLPISWLQLLEPEEDVTYSTPPPEVSDEELHSWKANRRGNYHRKRRRWARTRYIVDSTRAGGFSGLVIASTMDTVSILRHTLPLLAGGAPIAVYSQSIEPLTELADCFSIARRAGWSSNPPAEAAGKSVQELERWEGSDDFPINPTLLLGANVQTSRAKRWQVLPGRTHPMMMGRGGADGYVFTGWKAVPAEGKVEARGKFKRRKVEA, encoded by the exons ATGCAGGTTTGGAAGCCGGATCCTCACCAGAAGCCAGTCGACACAGCAATCGCAAGTTTCCTCGACACTGCATATCTTCCAGAGCGTCTTCAACACTCCAATCTGCTCTGGAGAGTGTACGACAAGACGTTCAAGGCTCTTCATTACCTCTCTGGCGGGACGGCGGCCGGCCCGGATCAGTGGGTCGGAGAGATTGAGGGTGAACGCAATAACGTTGACTCAC TGTTTCTGGTCAAGTCCGACCGCGCGCTGCCATATCTCAATGAGGGAAATCGGCCGCAAGACATTTTCTCTCGCATCAGAGCTTTTGTGATGAATATTGAGTTGAAAAACACAAGTGGCAGAAAGATATTGACGGCACCTTGGCCATTGGCTTTCCGGGACGATGGGACTGTCGTGTTTCCGGACAGCAAGAAGCGTGAGCACGTTGAGGCGCTATCTCGAGTCATCAAGCCCGACTTGGTGGTCGCCGCAACTGGATATGTGCGTCGGTTCGATTTCCTGGACGACGGTTACCCGGAACCCAGTGAGCTGGATGTCCGCGGGATCTGGAGGCGCGGAGAGGTGACTGCTG GAGCTATCCCGCCTCTCGCCGAACTACAGGCGCAACTATGGGTTCTTAACCTCCTCCGGCACAAGTACCCTCAACAGATGGCGCTGCATGCTCCTGATGCCAGCCAAGGAGAGTCCAATGATGATGCTATTCCCCACTATGAGATCGACTACGCTCTCAAGGCTCGAGGCGGACATGACTTGTTCAAGAGCAAGCACGGTGTTGAACAGGAATCCTACGCATATCAGCTTGCTCTCGACATGGGCAGCGCGCcgaccttttcttttatgaAGCGTCAAGGATTCAAAGCACTTTTCACATGGGCAATGGGATCAAACTTTAACACCAAATTTCGTCTTATTGGTCCATGGAGATGGACAAAGGGCGCGCTGCCCATCATGCGCGGCGAACTGTTTGATGTTGTCAAGCAAACAGGGGGTGGTGTTT TTGATCAAGTGCCCCGCGCGGGGTACCTGGACGGCCTGTTATTCTTAGTCCCTTCCATGGAAGCTGGCACCAAGCC CACGATTTCACTGGGTAAACTCGGCTCGTTCCCTAGCAACCTCATCATTGAGCGCCCATTTCACATCACCTACGAGATCCAAGATAGACGGGATGGCGAGAACTTTAACAGACTGCGAGTCGTCTCTACGAGCGAGATTCACGCCGACGCCCTGGCCGACTTGAACGCCCAGAACACCGAGGAGGAGGGCACCACTCTTGAGAATGTCATTGCCGCCCCCGATGGCGCAGAGTTCGAACTGGTCGATCAGGAAAGCGGCAACGTAGTTGCCCACTCGCGACGTGAGATTATCGACGACGCCGCCCGCCAGACCTTGACCGCCGAGGAGATTGAGCAGCTAAAGCAGGGCAACACAGACGCCGGCAAGGAGATCATCGCAAAGCTACTGCTGTCGCATACCGCCATTGACCAGAAGACGGCCTTCTCTCTCGCCAAGTACAAGTTGCTCAAGACCAAGAAGTATATTCGACGGTTCATGATACAACCACTTGACCCTCTGACGCTAGGCAAGTGGCTCTTGGAAGAGAAGGATGCGGGAAAGGTGCTGGAGATGCGGGAAGAGATGATGGGGCTCTTGAACTCCTGGGCCAACGTCCACTTCGGCGGCGTATCTCCCACGGACAAGCCTGAGACCGTGACGATTGATGGGTCTGGCATGTTGGACAAATCCGAGATTGGAGGTCGGTGGCTTGTGGTGGAGGACACAGGAGGTCTTGTTACCGCCGCCATGGCCGAGAGGATGGGCATACTATACCCCAAAGACCCCGAAGAGGTCCAAGAAGTGGAGGATGCTACAGGTGTTGGCAAGGAAGAAGCCAATGGAGTCAAGCCAGCAGAGAACACCACCGCCACCATTGACGTCGCCGCAACAGAACAGACACAGGAGACAAGCACAGAGACTGCAGTACAAGACCCAACAACAACAATGCCCGAGGAGGCCACAGCTGATGCCACAATGACAAATGATGGCGAGACGACAAAGCCGCAGCAACCCCGACGAAGACACCCGCCCCGTCGCGACGACTTTGAAGCCATGTTTGCCCCTACCAACACCTTGACGCTCATCCACCCCAACAGCCAGCCAAACCTCGCCCTCCTCAAATACTACAACTTTGACAGCACAAATCCAAACCCGCCTTACCCGCTTCATCCCCTCGCTACCAACCTATTGCCCATTTCATGGCTGCAGCTTTTGGAGCCCGAGGAGGATGTCACATATTCAACACCGCCCCCCGAGGTCTCGGACGAGGAGCTGCACTCATGGAAGGCTAACCGGCGTGGTAACTACCACCGGAAGCGAAGACGTTGGGCGAGAACCCGCTACATTGTGGACTCGACGCGCGCTGGTGGGTTTTCCGGTCTCGTCATCGCCAGCACGATGGACACGGTGTCCATCCTCCGTCACACCTTGCCACTCCTGGCCGGTGGAGCGCCGATTGCCGTCTACTCGCAAAGCATCGAGCCGTTGACGGAACTGGCCGATTGCTTCAGCATTGCCCGCCGCGCAGGCTGGTCGTCAAATCCTCCGGCCGAGGCAGCTGGGAAGTCTGTCCAGGAGTTGGAGCGATGGGAGGGTTCAGACGATTTCCCCATCAACCCGACTCTGCTCTTGGGCGCCAATGTCCAGACGAGCCGCGCGAAGCGGTGGCAA